In Pongo abelii isolate AG06213 chromosome X, NHGRI_mPonAbe1-v2.0_pri, whole genome shotgun sequence, one DNA window encodes the following:
- the POU3F4 gene encoding POU domain, class 3, transcription factor 4 encodes MATAASNPYSILTSTSLVHADSAGMQQGSPFRNPQKLLQSDYLQGVPSNGHPLGHHWVTSLSDGGPWSSTLATSPLDQQDVKPGREDLQLGAIIHHRSPHVAHHSPHTNHPNAWGASPAPTPSITSSGQPLNVYSQPGFTVSGMLEHGGLTPPPAAASAQSLHPVLREPPDHGELGSHHCQDHSDEETPTSDELEQFAKQFKQRRIKLGFTQADVGLALGTLYGNVFSQTTICRFEALQLSFKNMCKLKPLLNKWLEEADSSTGSPTSIDKIAAQGRKRKKRTSIEVSVKGVLETHFLKCPKPAAQEISSLADSLQLEKEVVRVWFCNRRQKEKRMTPPGDQQPHEVYSHTVKTDTSCHDL; translated from the coding sequence ATGGCCACAGCTGCCTCGAATCCCTACAGCATTCTCACTTCCACCTCCCTAGTCCATGCGGACTCTGCGGGCATGCAGCAGGGGAGTCCTTTCCGCAACCCTCAGAAACTTCTCCAAAGTGATTACTTGCAGGGAGTTCCCAGCAATGGGCATCCCCTCGGGCATCACTGGGTGACCAGTCTGAGCGATGGGGGCCCATGGTCCTCCACACTGGCCACCAGCCCCCTGGACCAGCAGGACGTGAAGCCCGGGCGAGAAGACCTGCAACTGGGTGCGATCATCCATCACCGCTCGCCACACGTAGCCCACCACTCACCGCACACTAACCACCCCAACGCCTGGGGGGCGAGCCCGGCACCGACTCCGTCTATCACGTCAAGCGGCCAACCCCTCAACGTGTACTCGCAGCCTGGCTTCACCGTGAGCGGCATGCTGGAACACGGGGGACTCACCCCACCTCCAGCTGCCGCCTCTGCACAGAGCCTGCACCCGGTGCTCCGAGAGCCCCCGGATCACGGCGAACTGGGCTCGCACCATTGCCAGGATCACTCCGACGAGGAGACGCCAACCTCTGATGAGTTGGAACAGTTCGCCAAACAATTCAAACAAAGAAGAATCAAGTTGGGCTTCACGCAGGCCGACGTGGGGTTGGCGCTGGGCACACTGTATGGTAACGTGTTCTCGCAGACCACCATCTGCAGGTTCGAGGCCTTGCAGCTGAGCTTCAAAAACATGTGCAAGCTGAAGCCCCTGCTGAACAAGTGGCTGGAGGAGGCAGATTCGTCCACAGGGAGCCCGACCAGCATTGACAAGATCGCTGCACAGGGCCGCAAGCGCAAGAAGCGGACCTCCATCGAGGTGAGTGTCAAGGGCGTACTGGAGACGCATTTCCTCAAGTGTCCCAAGCCTGCCGCGCAGGAGATCTCCTCGCTGGCAGACAGCCTCCAGTTGGAGAAAGAAGTGGTGCGTGTCTGGTTCTGTAATcgaagacaaaaagagaaaagaatgactCCGCCAGGGGATCAGCAGCCGCATGAGGTTTATTCGCACACCGTGAAAACAGACACATCTTGCCATGATCTCTGA